In Aridibaculum aurantiacum, the following proteins share a genomic window:
- a CDS encoding response regulator, with protein sequence MKTGNQPPLAVLLVDDDPDDIFLFKEAAEQAAFDIQVLAAEPEVIYQYLEAGKPDVILLDINMPQKDGIEYLLELKSNAEYKEIPIIMYSTSKYKIGDSFTAGANKYFVKPNTFDDLVKLIDQLNQRTWTTKSTSEKDNFFIDLNSM encoded by the coding sequence ATGAAAACCGGTAACCAACCACCACTTGCTGTACTCCTGGTAGATGATGACCCGGATGATATATTCCTGTTTAAAGAAGCGGCAGAACAAGCTGCTTTTGACATACAAGTTCTGGCAGCAGAACCTGAAGTAATATATCAATATTTGGAAGCAGGCAAACCTGATGTCATTTTGCTAGATATCAATATGCCTCAAAAAGATGGAATAGAATATTTGTTGGAACTAAAATCAAATGCGGAATACAAAGAGATACCTATCATCATGTATTCTACGTCGAAATATAAAATAGGAGATTCATTTACGGCCGGAGCAAATAAATATTTTGTAAAACCAAACACTTTTGATGACCTGGTAAAACTAATTGACCAGCTTAATCAAAGAACATGGACAACTAAAAGCACTTCTGAAAAAGATAATTTCTTCATAGACCTTAATTCTATGTAA
- the queG gene encoding tRNA epoxyqueuosine(34) reductase QueG, protein MHNVIPLNVESQKKLLLQKRSILIKQWAKDLGFDICGIAKAQKLDNDAKRLEQWLNQGMHGSMQYMENHFDLRVDPTRLVPGAKSVITLLMNYYPSQQQAAGAPKVARYAFGKDYHEVIRAKLKVFLQNMKAQFGDVEGRGFVDSAPVLERSWATKSGLGWIGKNGNLINKQAGSFFFIATLITDLEVEPDDPFAKDFCGSCTRCIDSCPTGAILPGKVVDGSKCISYYTIELKDLLIPEEQKGKFKDWMFGCDICQEVCPWNRFSKPNLIPEFTPIPEVLNLKKDEWEELTEEKFKEIFRHSPLKRSKYAGIRRNLQFIQQT, encoded by the coding sequence TTGCACAATGTTATACCTTTGAACGTTGAATCACAAAAAAAATTATTGCTACAAAAAAGATCAATATTAATCAAGCAGTGGGCAAAAGATTTAGGCTTTGATATCTGTGGAATTGCTAAAGCTCAGAAACTAGACAATGATGCAAAACGGCTTGAGCAATGGTTGAATCAAGGCATGCACGGAAGCATGCAGTACATGGAAAATCATTTTGATCTTAGGGTTGATCCTACGCGGCTTGTTCCCGGTGCTAAAAGCGTGATCACGCTTTTAATGAATTATTATCCTTCACAACAACAAGCTGCTGGCGCTCCCAAAGTTGCGAGGTATGCATTTGGAAAAGATTATCATGAAGTGATAAGAGCTAAACTGAAAGTATTTCTACAAAATATGAAAGCACAGTTTGGCGATGTGGAAGGACGCGGGTTTGTAGACAGCGCACCTGTGCTTGAAAGATCGTGGGCCACTAAAAGTGGATTGGGCTGGATAGGAAAAAATGGCAACCTCATCAACAAACAAGCTGGTTCATTCTTTTTTATTGCAACGCTTATTACCGACCTGGAAGTAGAGCCCGATGATCCTTTTGCGAAAGACTTTTGTGGTAGTTGTACAAGGTGTATCGATAGTTGCCCTACTGGTGCTATTCTTCCCGGTAAAGTTGTAGATGGAAGTAAATGCATTAGCTATTACACCATTGAGCTAAAAGACCTGCTGATACCTGAAGAACAAAAAGGCAAGTTCAAGGATTGGATGTTTGGTTGTGATATCTGCCAGGAAGTATGTCCATGGAACAGGTTCAGTAAGCCTAATTTAATACCTGAATTCACTCCCATACCCGAAGTATTGAACCTAAAGAAGGACGAGTGGGAAGAACTAACTGAAGAAAAATTCAAAGAGATCTTCAGGCACTCGCCCCTTAAGCGAAGTAAGTATGCAGGCATCCGCCGCAATCTTCAATTTATACAGCAAACTTAG
- the trxA gene encoding thioredoxin: MPTVHLTHEDFKEKIFDYDTEKEWKYNGSLPAIIDFYADWCGPCKSIAPALEELSNEYADKLIIYKVDTDKEEQLSAMFGIQSIPTLLFIPMEGSPMVQRGALPKHTLKQVIEDRLIVNAEQ, encoded by the coding sequence ATGCCAACCGTACATTTAACGCATGAAGATTTTAAAGAAAAGATTTTTGATTACGACACAGAGAAGGAATGGAAGTACAATGGAAGCCTTCCGGCCATTATAGATTTTTATGCTGACTGGTGTGGACCTTGCAAATCTATAGCGCCAGCATTGGAAGAGCTTAGCAATGAGTATGCAGACAAGTTGATCATTTATAAAGTTGATACTGATAAAGAGGAACAATTATCAGCTATGTTTGGCATTCAAAGCATCCCAACATTGTTGTTTATACCTATGGAAGGAAGCCCAATGGTACAACGTGGTGCTTTACCAAAACATACACTGAAACAGGTAATAGAAGATAGGCTAATAGTAAACGCTGAACAATAA
- the clpB gene encoding ATP-dependent chaperone ClpB, protein MNLNNYTIKSQEIIQQSQQLAYNNSNPNIETNHLLKALVKDEDSPIEFLLKKNNVNVAFVESKVDESIAKLPKVSGTEPAQAISRDMNSALLKANASLKDFKDEFVSVEHLLLGLLQTNDDVGRLLKDAGLTEKGLIAAIKDLRKGSTVNSQTSSQQYNALQKYARNLNDMARQGKLDPVIGRDEEIRRTLHILSRRSKNNPILVGEPGVGKTAIAEGLAHRIVNGDVPENLRSKIIYALDMGLLIAGAKYKGEFEERLKSVVKEVGDSDGEILLFIDEIHTLVGAGGGEGAMDAANILKPALARGELRAIGATTLNEYQKFFEKDKALERRFQKVMIDEPTVEDAVSILRGLKDRYETHHHVRIKDEAIIAAVELSHRYMTDRFLPDKAIDLIDESAAKLRLEMNSMPEELDELERKIRQLEIEREAIKRENDEEKLKQLNVDISNLSVERDTLKAKWQQEKELVEKIQTAKAEIENLKHQAEQAERNGEYGLVAEIRYGKVQEQERIIVDYTERLKEISESKRLLKEEVDAEDIAENVARATGIPVAKMVQSEREKLLLLEDELHKRVVGQDEAIEAVSDAIRRSRAGLQDPKKPIGSFIFLGTTGVGKTELAKALADYLFDDESMMTRIDMSEYQEKHTVSRLVGAPPGYVGYEEGGQLTEAVRRKPYSVVLLDEIEKAHPDVFNVLLQVLDDGRLTDNKGRIVNFKNTIIIMTSNMGSNIIQDAFEDVNELNVEDVMEKTKVDVLNLLKQTIRPEFLNRIDEVIMFHPLMRREIKGIIKIQLENLKQMVAQSGIQLEFSEYALDYLSENGYDPQFGARPLKRLIQKEIVNQLSKRILAGDIDKSRPVLVDVFDGVVVFRNHEVEAL, encoded by the coding sequence ATGAACCTGAACAATTATACCATCAAGTCGCAAGAGATCATCCAGCAGTCGCAGCAGCTGGCTTACAATAATAGCAACCCTAATATTGAGACCAATCATTTGCTGAAGGCACTGGTGAAGGATGAGGATAGTCCTATTGAATTCTTGTTGAAGAAGAACAATGTGAACGTTGCTTTCGTAGAGTCGAAAGTGGATGAGTCTATTGCTAAACTACCTAAAGTAAGTGGTACTGAGCCTGCACAGGCTATCAGCCGCGATATGAATAGTGCATTGCTTAAGGCCAATGCTTCGCTAAAAGATTTTAAAGATGAGTTTGTAAGTGTAGAGCACCTGTTGCTCGGGCTGCTTCAAACAAATGATGATGTAGGCCGTTTGCTAAAAGATGCCGGTCTTACAGAAAAGGGTTTGATAGCAGCTATAAAAGATTTGCGAAAAGGATCGACAGTAAATTCTCAAACATCATCTCAGCAGTACAATGCATTGCAGAAGTATGCCCGCAACCTGAATGATATGGCGCGCCAGGGCAAGCTTGATCCTGTTATTGGTCGCGATGAAGAGATACGTCGTACGCTTCATATCCTTTCTCGTCGTAGCAAGAACAATCCTATTTTGGTAGGTGAACCAGGTGTGGGTAAAACAGCTATTGCAGAAGGTCTTGCACATCGTATTGTAAATGGCGATGTACCTGAGAACCTCCGCAGCAAGATCATCTATGCTTTAGACATGGGCTTGTTGATTGCGGGTGCAAAATATAAAGGTGAGTTTGAAGAAAGGCTGAAGAGCGTGGTGAAAGAAGTAGGCGATAGTGATGGAGAGATACTATTGTTCATAGACGAGATTCATACTTTGGTTGGTGCTGGTGGTGGAGAAGGTGCAATGGATGCAGCCAACATTCTTAAACCAGCATTGGCTCGTGGCGAATTAAGAGCTATCGGTGCAACAACACTCAATGAGTACCAGAAATTCTTCGAAAAAGATAAAGCGCTTGAGCGTCGTTTTCAAAAAGTAATGATAGATGAACCTACTGTAGAAGATGCAGTGTCTATTCTGCGTGGTCTGAAAGATCGTTACGAAACTCACCACCATGTGCGTATAAAAGACGAGGCTATCATTGCTGCAGTAGAGCTTTCTCATCGTTATATGACCGATCGTTTTCTTCCGGATAAAGCAATTGACCTGATAGATGAAAGTGCTGCTAAGCTTCGCCTGGAGATGAATAGCATGCCTGAGGAGCTGGATGAGCTGGAGCGTAAAATCCGTCAACTGGAGATAGAGCGTGAAGCTATCAAGCGTGAGAATGATGAAGAGAAGCTAAAGCAATTGAATGTAGACATCAGTAACCTCAGCGTTGAGCGGGATACGCTGAAGGCTAAATGGCAACAGGAAAAGGAACTGGTAGAAAAGATACAGACAGCAAAAGCTGAAATAGAAAACCTGAAGCACCAGGCCGAGCAGGCTGAGCGTAATGGCGAATACGGATTGGTAGCTGAGATAAGATATGGAAAGGTACAGGAGCAGGAGAGGATCATTGTTGATTATACAGAAAGGCTGAAGGAAATAAGTGAAAGCAAGCGTTTGCTGAAAGAAGAAGTGGATGCTGAAGATATAGCTGAAAATGTAGCAAGGGCAACAGGTATTCCTGTAGCTAAAATGGTTCAGAGCGAAAGGGAGAAACTGCTGCTTCTGGAAGATGAACTGCATAAGCGTGTAGTAGGACAAGACGAAGCCATTGAAGCTGTTTCAGATGCTATACGCCGCAGCCGGGCAGGCTTACAGGATCCAAAGAAACCAATCGGTTCATTTATATTCTTAGGTACAACTGGTGTTGGTAAAACAGAGTTGGCTAAGGCACTTGCAGATTATCTATTTGATGATGAAAGCATGATGACCCGTATTGACATGAGTGAATACCAGGAGAAGCATACGGTTAGTCGTCTTGTAGGTGCGCCTCCGGGATATGTAGGATACGAAGAAGGTGGCCAGTTGACGGAAGCCGTTCGTCGCAAGCCATATAGTGTGGTATTGCTCGATGAGATAGAGAAGGCACATCCTGATGTATTCAATGTGCTGCTGCAGGTACTGGATGATGGTAGATTGACTGACAACAAAGGTCGTATTGTGAACTTTAAGAACACCATCATCATTATGACCAGCAATATGGGCAGCAACATCATACAAGATGCTTTTGAAGACGTGAATGAGCTGAATGTAGAGGATGTGATGGAGAAGACAAAGGTAGATGTGCTGAACCTGCTGAAGCAGACAATACGTCCTGAATTCCTCAACAGGATTGATGAAGTGATCATGTTCCACCCGCTGATGAGGCGAGAGATCAAAGGCATCATCAAAATACAATTGGAGAACCTGAAGCAGATGGTTGCGCAGTCAGGTATTCAACTTGAGTTTTCTGAATATGCTTTGGATTATTTGTCGGAGAATGGATACGATCCACAGTTTGGTGCAAGGCCACTGAAGCGACTTATTCAAAAAGAGATCGTGAACCAGTTAAGTAAAAGAATATTGGCTGGCGACATAGATAAATCGCGCCCTGTATTGGTTGATGTTTTTGATGGAGTAGTGGTCTTTAGAAATCATGAAGTAGAAGCATTATAA
- a CDS encoding DUF3857 domain-containing protein has product MLKRLTAVTASIIFTIITYGQGIIRDFKVYAPEEVNLTSCPFDPDANAVVLFDVMVGNHDESYSLIRKRHVRIKILKDQGADNANITIPYYSQNEFELINEVEGAVLNVDEKGNHVIKDLKRSDIFNQKVNKNYSLIKFALPGVKAGSIIEYKYTSTCKSYSGLDDWYFQSDLPTMLSSFSVVIIPGAEFSYVVHKKSDMRVHVANDRTTGNISFAMQNIPGLRNEPFMDAPKDYMQRVQFQLSSYTSSYGSKVNYINTWNDVTKELMSEQAFGRAIDRRLSTTDGLIAEVKSLQSPLQKMQYLHAYFRKTFSWTGINSKYAIDGLKDVWDKKKGTSGELNLLFINLLKQTGVEVYPMLVSERDHGKVNPDIPLLDQFNKVVAYVVADNKSYVIDASDEHTPSHLTPYKILNTHAFLLNNKKSEIITLTDNDKVHSNVINFVATVQKDGSIEGKTTVLSSDYARIERAYEVKNNKEKFVYNYFTRAREISVDSLQVKTGDTDTEPLQQEFKFTTAASSTGDYHLLNLNLFTGHEKNPFTANYRFSRINYGCKYQTTINQKYLLPEGCQPDGLPKNVHLKTGDGSIEMIRVVKHEANELSVQLNFKVNKSVFTPEYYSDIKDFYNKMINLLNEQVVLKNL; this is encoded by the coding sequence ATGCTTAAGAGACTAACTGCCGTTACTGCATCCATTATTTTTACAATCATTACCTATGGACAGGGCATCATCAGAGACTTTAAAGTTTATGCGCCTGAAGAAGTAAATCTTACCAGTTGCCCATTTGACCCCGATGCAAATGCAGTGGTACTGTTTGATGTAATGGTAGGCAATCATGATGAATCGTATAGCCTGATCCGAAAGAGACATGTAAGAATAAAAATATTAAAAGACCAGGGTGCTGATAATGCAAACATCACTATTCCTTATTACAGCCAGAACGAGTTTGAACTGATAAATGAAGTAGAGGGTGCGGTTCTGAATGTGGATGAGAAAGGAAATCATGTTATAAAAGATCTGAAGCGGTCAGACATTTTTAATCAAAAGGTTAATAAGAATTACTCGCTGATAAAGTTTGCACTACCTGGTGTGAAAGCCGGAAGTATCATTGAATACAAATACACCAGCACTTGCAAGAGCTACAGCGGCCTGGATGATTGGTACTTCCAGTCAGACCTGCCAACCATGTTGAGCAGCTTTTCTGTTGTCATTATTCCAGGTGCAGAATTCTCGTACGTGGTGCATAAGAAATCGGATATGCGGGTGCATGTTGCCAATGATCGTACAACAGGTAATATCAGTTTTGCGATGCAGAACATTCCTGGCCTGCGCAATGAGCCTTTTATGGATGCGCCTAAAGATTATATGCAGCGGGTACAATTTCAACTTTCTTCTTACACATCAAGTTATGGCAGCAAGGTTAATTACATCAACACATGGAACGATGTAACAAAAGAGTTGATGTCGGAACAGGCATTTGGACGTGCTATTGATAGAAGACTATCCACTACCGATGGCCTTATTGCAGAAGTAAAAAGCCTGCAGTCGCCACTTCAGAAAATGCAATACTTGCACGCATATTTCAGGAAAACATTTAGCTGGACAGGTATCAATAGCAAGTATGCAATTGATGGACTGAAAGATGTTTGGGATAAGAAGAAAGGAACAAGCGGAGAGCTCAACCTGTTATTTATTAACCTGCTGAAACAAACAGGTGTAGAAGTTTACCCGATGCTTGTAAGTGAAAGAGATCATGGAAAGGTTAACCCTGACATTCCTTTACTTGACCAGTTCAACAAAGTAGTGGCTTACGTGGTAGCTGATAACAAATCATATGTAATAGATGCTTCGGATGAACACACGCCATCACATCTTACGCCTTATAAGATCCTGAATACGCATGCTTTTTTGCTGAACAATAAAAAGAGCGAGATCATCACACTTACAGATAATGACAAAGTGCATTCTAACGTTATAAATTTTGTAGCTACAGTACAAAAAGATGGTTCAATAGAAGGGAAGACAACTGTATTAAGCAGCGACTACGCACGAATAGAAAGAGCGTATGAAGTAAAGAATAACAAGGAAAAGTTTGTTTACAACTACTTCACAAGAGCCAGGGAAATAAGTGTAGATAGCTTACAGGTGAAGACCGGAGATACAGACACGGAACCTTTGCAACAAGAATTTAAATTCACTACAGCGGCATCTTCTACAGGTGATTACCACCTGCTTAACCTTAACCTTTTCACCGGTCATGAAAAGAATCCATTTACAGCAAACTACCGCTTCTCCAGGATCAACTATGGATGCAAGTATCAAACAACCATCAATCAAAAGTACCTGCTTCCTGAAGGTTGCCAACCAGACGGTCTTCCTAAAAATGTACATTTAAAAACAGGTGATGGAAGCATTGAAATGATACGCGTAGTAAAGCACGAGGCAAATGAACTGTCTGTACAATTGAACTTTAAAGTGAACAAGAGCGTGTTCACGCCGGAGTACTATAGCGACATCAAAGATTTTTATAACAAGATGATCAACCTGCTGAACGAGCAAGTTGTATTGAAGAATCTTTAA
- a CDS encoding DUF3857 domain-containing protein gives MTAPAKKSVLLLMFSAILSLSVLAERPKMKFGDISVSDFEPKSYPIDPSADAVVLGHFGEVTYEGNNHGYLSIVYRKHLRIRVMNRNGFDAATIGIRLYLGGGGIEEKIDKLEAATYNLVDGKVEASKLDNKSLFKDKVTKSYHIQKFTMPNLQEGSIIDVRYTVTSPFPRVIDPWSFQGEYPRLYTEYAVSIPEWYDFMVLSQGYHPYASRDVKKTIETYNLYFDGGAGAAGQTARYTANVTTTTMAMENVPALKQENFTTTLDNHISKVSFQLSRYNPPGGISTPINNNWFAVSNNLLKSPDFGEELSGNLNWLKSDLQTIVGSSTENYDKAKAIYNYVKNGFTCSSHRGLYKTNSLKKIFQSKSGTVADINLLLTAMLSAQGFSAQPVILSTRDNGVLYEAYPMLERLNYVVTRVQVDDKTYLLDASYRNLGFGTLPAFCYNGGGRLIDKMPVIVNLSPDSLIETRIASINLIADGPGKLNGSYTSKLGVQESYNSRERLATVSKDDFFSAIKKAYPGEMSVTDPELEGLTDYEEPLTVKYNLSTSFSEDVVYLNPLFTEAKKDNPFKAAERLYPIEMPYAINDIVAGRIDIPEGYEVDEMPKSTRVMYNENEGMFEYLLVKNGSSIQLRSTLKLNKANFLPEDYASLRDFFGYVVKCHSEQIVLKKIKK, from the coding sequence ATGACTGCACCTGCAAAAAAGTCTGTATTACTGCTTATGTTTAGTGCCATCCTCTCTCTCTCGGTACTTGCAGAACGACCTAAAATGAAATTTGGAGATATCTCCGTTAGTGATTTTGAACCCAAAAGTTATCCTATTGATCCTTCAGCCGATGCCGTAGTGCTGGGGCACTTTGGTGAAGTGACTTATGAAGGAAATAATCACGGTTATCTTTCTATAGTTTATCGCAAGCATTTGCGTATCCGGGTAATGAATCGTAATGGTTTCGATGCTGCAACCATAGGTATCCGGCTTTACCTTGGTGGTGGTGGTATAGAAGAAAAAATAGATAAATTGGAAGCGGCTACCTATAATCTTGTTGATGGAAAGGTAGAAGCCAGTAAGCTGGATAATAAAAGTCTTTTTAAAGATAAGGTTACCAAAAGCTACCATATCCAGAAGTTTACTATGCCTAACCTGCAGGAAGGATCTATCATCGATGTCAGGTATACAGTTACATCTCCTTTTCCAAGAGTGATCGATCCATGGAGCTTCCAGGGTGAGTACCCGAGGTTGTATACCGAGTACGCAGTTTCAATACCTGAATGGTACGACTTCATGGTTTTGTCGCAAGGTTATCATCCATATGCAAGCCGAGATGTAAAGAAAACCATAGAAACATACAACCTGTATTTTGATGGTGGCGCTGGCGCAGCTGGCCAGACAGCAAGGTATACAGCCAATGTAACCACTACTACTATGGCTATGGAAAATGTGCCGGCATTGAAGCAAGAGAATTTTACTACCACTTTAGACAACCATATTTCTAAGGTTAGTTTCCAGCTTTCGCGTTACAATCCACCAGGCGGTATTTCTACACCTATCAACAACAATTGGTTTGCCGTTTCTAATAACCTGCTCAAAAGCCCTGATTTTGGTGAAGAACTTTCTGGAAATCTAAACTGGTTGAAGAGTGACCTGCAAACAATCGTAGGCAGTAGCACCGAAAATTATGATAAGGCTAAAGCAATCTATAACTATGTGAAGAATGGCTTTACCTGTAGTAGCCATCGCGGGTTGTATAAGACAAATAGCCTGAAGAAAATATTCCAGAGTAAAAGCGGAACCGTAGCAGATATTAATTTGTTGCTAACGGCTATGCTTTCAGCGCAAGGTTTTTCTGCACAGCCGGTTATTTTAAGCACACGCGATAATGGTGTTTTGTACGAAGCTTATCCAATGCTTGAAAGATTGAACTACGTAGTAACACGCGTACAGGTTGATGATAAAACTTACCTGCTCGATGCATCTTATAGGAACCTTGGCTTTGGTACGCTGCCTGCTTTTTGCTACAATGGTGGCGGAAGATTGATTGACAAAATGCCTGTTATTGTAAACCTGTCTCCAGACTCATTAATTGAAACAAGAATTGCCAGCATCAACCTGATTGCTGATGGCCCAGGTAAACTAAACGGTTCTTACACTTCAAAATTAGGTGTACAGGAATCTTATAATTCTCGTGAAAGATTAGCTACTGTTTCAAAAGATGATTTTTTCAGCGCAATCAAAAAAGCATACCCGGGAGAAATGTCTGTGACCGATCCTGAACTTGAAGGCCTGACTGATTATGAAGAGCCATTGACTGTTAAGTATAATCTTTCTACGTCTTTCAGTGAAGATGTCGTTTATCTAAATCCTTTGTTTACTGAAGCAAAAAAAGATAACCCTTTTAAAGCTGCAGAGCGTTTATATCCTATAGAAATGCCTTATGCTATCAATGATATTGTAGCAGGAAGAATAGATATACCTGAAGGTTACGAAGTGGATGAAATGCCTAAATCTACACGCGTTATGTACAATGAGAATGAAGGTATGTTTGAATACCTGCTGGTTAAAAATGGATCAAGCATTCAACTCAGGAGTACACTAAAACTGAATAAGGCTAATTTTTTACCTGAAGATTATGCTTCACTGCGCGACTTTTTTGGATATGTGGTGAAGTGCCATTCTGAACAAATTGTATTGAAAAAAATCAAGAAATAA
- a CDS encoding DsbA family protein gives MATNKDIIPSKEIWIGSSQARVSVVVFVDYESLACAQLNEILHEILQSYEGNVKLNFRHFPLANKHQKAMKAAEAAVAAAQENMFWPMHNIMFANRKKLGTISLKAYAKEIGITNKRFLDQLVNGVYAWQVREDLMEGLDRGVRDVPAVFINGDRYEGEFTFSGLTQAIEIKLRTLGT, from the coding sequence ATGGCTACAAATAAAGACATAATACCATCAAAAGAGATTTGGATTGGAAGTAGCCAGGCACGTGTTTCAGTTGTTGTATTTGTAGACTATGAAAGTCTTGCTTGTGCGCAATTGAACGAGATATTACACGAGATACTACAGTCGTACGAGGGCAATGTGAAGCTCAACTTCAGGCATTTTCCACTTGCAAACAAACACCAAAAGGCGATGAAGGCTGCAGAAGCTGCAGTAGCTGCTGCACAAGAAAATATGTTTTGGCCTATGCATAATATCATGTTTGCAAACAGGAAGAAACTAGGTACAATCAGCCTGAAGGCATATGCAAAAGAAATAGGTATTACCAATAAAAGATTTCTTGATCAACTGGTGAATGGAGTGTATGCGTGGCAGGTTCGCGAAGACCTGATGGAAGGTTTGGATAGAGGTGTAAGAGATGTGCCGGCGGTGTTTATAAATGGTGACAGGTACGAAGGTGAATTTACATTTAGCGGCCTTACACAAGCTATAGAAATCAAATTAAGAACATTAGGTACTTGA
- a CDS encoding DUF3857 domain-containing protein translates to MKLKSLLVAVVLPFFVEAQDYNIALIPDSIKENAIAVTRFEERKIIVHSPSRAVIKHKYAITILNPAGDAYAQYENYYSNMRDLYDISGNLYDAEGRKLKSVRRKEIADVSDNDGISLMNDDRIKLHRFNYKQYPYTVEYEDQMELKGIISFTPWMPVGNQRYGVQESNYVVEIPADYGFRIKQFNFSQEPVKVEKDKKISYSWQLKNFKPIKYEPFQPAYQEVVPCVYVAPNRFSYGGIEGEMDNWLNFGKYQVALNKGRDRLPENIKQQVQQIARENPGKVETIKALYNYLQKNTRYVSVQLGIGGLQPFDATYVATKNYGDCKALSNYMIALLKEAGIEGYYTVIYAGEGKKFFMPDFPMRQSNHIIVSVPVEKDTMWLECTSQTQAAGYLGSFTDDRYALLIKEDGGHLVRTPTYKKDDNLQVRRIQAAITEEGKLTADVVTKYVGLQQDDLHMQINAYSKDKLLEKLKKKLDFPTYDIATVDYQEKKDVIPSIEEKYKLTVENFATVSGKRLFVAPNLLTKQPYKLEDKERKFEIDYDEAFVDYDTIQLAIPAGYTIEAMPKDAELASKFGTYKIQYKFENGMLVLHRRHESIPGRYPPSEYKELVSFFNEVYKADRSRIVFVKS, encoded by the coding sequence ATGAAGTTGAAGAGCCTTTTAGTGGCTGTAGTGCTGCCTTTTTTCGTAGAAGCACAGGATTATAATATAGCACTGATACCAGATTCTATAAAAGAGAATGCCATTGCAGTTACACGTTTCGAAGAGAGAAAGATCATTGTTCATTCTCCATCACGTGCAGTTATCAAACATAAATATGCTATCACTATTTTGAACCCTGCCGGTGATGCATATGCGCAGTACGAGAACTACTATAGTAACATGCGTGACTTGTACGACATCAGCGGAAACTTATACGATGCAGAGGGACGCAAGCTAAAATCTGTGAGGCGTAAAGAAATAGCCGATGTGTCAGATAATGATGGTATCAGCTTAATGAATGATGACAGGATAAAGCTTCACCGGTTCAATTACAAGCAATACCCATACACTGTAGAATATGAGGACCAGATGGAGTTGAAGGGTATCATTTCCTTCACGCCTTGGATGCCTGTAGGTAACCAGCGCTATGGAGTGCAGGAAAGTAATTACGTTGTAGAGATACCTGCTGATTATGGTTTCAGGATCAAGCAATTTAATTTCTCACAGGAGCCAGTGAAAGTAGAGAAGGACAAGAAGATCAGCTATTCGTGGCAGCTAAAGAATTTCAAACCGATAAAATACGAGCCTTTTCAGCCGGCATACCAGGAAGTGGTACCTTGTGTATATGTAGCACCCAACAGGTTTTCGTACGGTGGTATAGAAGGCGAAATGGATAACTGGCTGAACTTTGGCAAGTACCAGGTTGCACTTAATAAAGGTCGTGATCGCCTGCCTGAAAATATCAAACAACAGGTACAGCAGATCGCACGTGAAAACCCTGGAAAAGTTGAAACCATCAAAGCTTTGTACAACTACCTGCAAAAGAACACGAGGTATGTAAGTGTGCAATTGGGTATCGGTGGCCTTCAGCCTTTTGATGCCACTTATGTTGCCACCAAAAACTACGGCGACTGTAAAGCATTATCGAACTACATGATCGCCCTGCTGAAGGAAGCTGGCATAGAAGGATATTACACAGTGATATATGCTGGTGAGGGAAAAAAATTCTTTATGCCCGATTTTCCTATGCGGCAGTCTAATCATATCATCGTTTCTGTTCCGGTAGAAAAAGATACCATGTGGCTGGAGTGTACAAGTCAAACGCAGGCTGCAGGATATTTAGGTTCATTTACCGACGATAGGTATGCACTGTTGATAAAGGAAGATGGCGGCCACCTGGTAAGAACACCCACTTATAAAAAAGATGACAACCTGCAGGTAAGAAGAATACAAGCTGCAATAACAGAAGAAGGTAAACTAACTGCCGATGTTGTTACTAAATATGTAGGGTTACAACAGGATGATCTTCACATGCAGATAAACGCTTATTCAAAAGATAAGCTGTTGGAAAAGCTAAAAAAGAAATTAGATTTTCCTACTTATGATATTGCCACTGTGGATTACCAGGAAAAGAAAGATGTCATTCCTTCTATAGAAGAAAAGTACAAGCTGACAGTTGAGAATTTTGCAACTGTTTCTGGTAAACGTCTTTTTGTTGCACCTAATCTGCTTACCAAACAACCTTATAAATTAGAAGATAAGGAGCGTAAGTTTGAGATTGATTACGATGAAGCATTTGTAGATTATGATACTATCCAACTAGCGATCCCTGCTGGTTATACAATAGAAGCAATGCCTAAAGATGCAGAGTTAGCGAGCAAATTTGGTACGTATAAAATTCAATACAAGTTTGAGAACGGGATGCTGGTATTACACCGCCGCCACGAAAGTATTCCCGGGCGTTATCCTCCTTCCGAATATAAAGAACTGGTAAGCTTTTTTAATGAAGTCTATAAAGCTGATCGCAGCAGGATCGTATTTGTGAAGAGTTAG